In the genome of Ignavibacteria bacterium, one region contains:
- a CDS encoding YCF48-related protein, whose amino-acid sequence MKILSTLFLFILVLISNVSAQTGWVQQTSGTTQVLLGVSFADANTGYACGLSGMILKTTNAGTNWVSLPAVTGNFLRSIHFVNPANFGYAAGENGIVLKTTTGGMNWTPTGNAGSHTIVHIDFKDANTGIVVGLEGTIMTTTNGGTNWISRKSGVNVELTGVYMVTPDNIYAVGFNGTIIRTTNGGANWTMQSSGLTSELRAVYFVNDNTGFVVGYNGRILKTTNAGENWFSLTPGVTNNLFSIYCVDENIVYASGTGIILKTTNGGANWQNQNVTVTSDLYSIAFSSATLGLAVGQQGVILKTTTGGVGINQISNQVPERFILHQNYPNPFNPVTKIKFEIPSGSKNIKLAVFDINGREVSQLFSGILNAGIYETKWGGINASSGVYFYSLYINESLMDTKKMLFIK is encoded by the coding sequence ATGAAAATTTTATCCACCCTTTTTCTTTTTATTTTAGTTCTAATATCAAATGTATCTGCTCAAACCGGTTGGGTTCAGCAAACAAGCGGAACAACACAAGTATTGCTGGGAGTTTCGTTTGCAGATGCAAATACAGGTTATGCTTGTGGATTAAGCGGAATGATTTTAAAAACTACAAACGCAGGAACAAACTGGGTTTCGCTTCCGGCTGTTACCGGAAATTTTTTACGTTCCATTCATTTCGTAAATCCCGCGAATTTTGGTTATGCAGCGGGTGAAAATGGAATTGTTTTGAAAACAACAACAGGAGGCATGAACTGGACACCGACAGGAAATGCCGGCTCACATACAATTGTTCATATTGATTTTAAAGACGCAAACACGGGGATTGTGGTTGGATTGGAAGGGACAATAATGACAACAACAAACGGAGGTACAAACTGGATTTCCAGAAAAAGCGGTGTAAACGTAGAGCTTACGGGAGTTTATATGGTAACTCCGGATAATATATATGCCGTAGGGTTCAATGGGACAATAATTCGGACGACAAACGGCGGAGCAAACTGGACAATGCAAAGTTCAGGTTTAACCTCAGAATTACGTGCAGTATATTTTGTAAATGATAATACAGGATTTGTTGTTGGATATAACGGCAGAATTTTGAAAACTACAAATGCAGGAGAGAACTGGTTTTCTCTTACACCAGGTGTTACCAATAATTTGTTTTCAATATATTGCGTTGATGAAAATATAGTTTATGCATCAGGCACGGGAATAATTTTAAAAACAACAAATGGCGGAGCAAATTGGCAAAATCAAAATGTAACTGTTACATCAGATTTATATAGTATTGCTTTTTCAAGCGCTACTCTTGGACTTGCAGTCGGACAGCAGGGAGTGATATTGAAAACCACAACAGGAGGTGTTGGCATAAATCAAATTTCAAATCAGGTTCCTGAAAGATTTATTTTGCATCAAAATTATCCAAACCCGTTTAATCCCGTTACAAAAATAAAATTTGAAATACCTTCGGGTTCAAAAAATATAAAGCTGGCAGTTTTTGATATAAATGGCAGGGAAGTTTCACAACTTTTCAGCGGGATTTTAAATGCAGGTATCTATGAAACGAAATGGGGTGGAATCAATGCCTCGAGCGGGGTCTATTTTTATTCTTTGTATATAAACGAAAGTTTAATGGATACTAAAAAAATGCTTTTTATAAAATAA
- a CDS encoding insulinase family protein, which yields MGKIKLIFGLFIAFLILSSTAFSQTKTVTNGKYTYETVEGDPLKARIYTLDNGLKVYLSVYQDAPRIQTYIAIRAGSKNDPADATGLAHYLEHMLFKGTDKYGSLDYEKEKVYLDQIIELYNVYGKTTDESQRKAIYHQIDSISSLASKYAIANEYDKMLSSLGASGTNAFTSNEQTVYVNDIPSNQIEKWLTIEAERFRNPQMRLFHTELEVVYEEKNRSLDNDFSKAFETLYLALFPTHQYGTQTTIGTIEHLKNPALQKTIDYFKTYYVPNNMAICLSGDFDPDRVIEMIDNTFGKMPRGNVPEYIPPVEKPITSVKTFEVTGPNPEGVLIGYRFPGENTRDADLLTVTDMILSNSKAGLIDLNLNQKQRVLEASSNPRIITDYSIFTLYGRPREGQSLEEVKNLLLAQLDSVKQGRFPDWLIEAVNNNMKLDQIRNNESNRFRAGAFMTAFIERIPWQDYVTHLERLKGITKEDVMRFANENFKDNYVVVYKKTGEDKNTQKVIKPEITPVEVNREAESDFVKMIVNTPADKLSPVFVDYKQDIKEFKIKSDVPVYYTNNDENALFSMSYVFDMGTNNNKMLAPAIAYLPYLGTSQYTPEQLQQEFYKLGCSFSVNTTYDRVFISLNGLNDNFVPSLQLFESLLNDPVPNEEALINLKKDILKVRADAMLSKQSILSAMSSYGVYGKQSPLTNVLSNTDVENLNAVELVNLIKSLDSYQHKVLYYGPLSENELKADLDQYHEIPAVLNPVPDAKKFSEMENLNDKIYVVNYDMVQAEIMMISQKDTYDRNKVPLQTLFNEYFGGSMSSITFQELRESKALAYSVFATQRFPDAKEKHGFIYAYIGSQADKLPEAMNAMFELLNNMPKSDITFNTAKNSIIQQIESERITKANVLNNYLAAQKLGNDYDIRKDIYEQIPSMTFEDIQKFHAENIKDSKYTIMVLGDRNKLDVNTLSKYGKVEFLTLEDIFGYQKPNVDAVP from the coding sequence ATGGGAAAAATTAAATTAATTTTTGGACTTTTTATTGCGTTTTTGATACTTTCCTCAACAGCTTTTTCACAAACCAAAACAGTAACAAACGGCAAATATACCTATGAAACTGTTGAAGGCGACCCGCTGAAAGCAAGAATTTACACCCTGGATAACGGACTAAAAGTTTATCTTTCAGTATATCAGGATGCGCCAAGAATCCAGACTTACATTGCAATCCGTGCGGGAAGTAAAAATGACCCTGCCGATGCAACCGGACTTGCTCACTACCTTGAGCATATGCTTTTTAAAGGAACCGATAAATATGGTTCGCTCGATTATGAAAAAGAGAAAGTTTATCTTGATCAGATTATTGAGCTATATAACGTTTACGGAAAAACAACCGATGAATCTCAACGAAAAGCAATTTATCATCAGATAGACAGCATATCATCTCTTGCATCGAAGTATGCAATTGCCAATGAATATGATAAAATGTTAAGTTCGCTCGGCGCTTCAGGCACCAATGCATTTACTTCAAATGAACAGACTGTTTATGTAAATGATATTCCGTCAAATCAAATTGAGAAGTGGTTAACAATCGAAGCTGAAAGATTCAGAAATCCTCAGATGAGATTGTTTCATACGGAACTTGAAGTTGTTTATGAAGAAAAAAACCGTTCGCTTGATAATGATTTCAGTAAAGCATTTGAGACATTGTATCTCGCATTGTTTCCTACACACCAATACGGAACACAGACAACAATCGGAACGATTGAACACTTAAAAAATCCTGCGCTTCAAAAAACGATTGATTACTTCAAAACCTATTACGTGCCAAATAATATGGCAATATGTCTTTCAGGTGATTTTGATCCTGACAGAGTAATTGAAATGATTGACAATACATTCGGCAAAATGCCGCGTGGCAACGTTCCTGAATACATACCCCCGGTTGAAAAACCAATCACTTCAGTAAAAACTTTTGAGGTTACAGGACCAAACCCCGAAGGAGTTCTCATTGGTTATAGATTCCCCGGTGAAAATACAAGAGATGCGGACTTGTTAACAGTAACGGATATGATTCTGAGCAACAGCAAAGCAGGATTAATTGATTTGAATTTAAACCAAAAGCAAAGAGTTCTTGAGGCAAGCTCAAACCCGAGAATCATAACAGATTATTCCATATTTACTTTATACGGAAGACCACGTGAAGGTCAGTCTCTTGAAGAAGTAAAAAATCTTTTACTAGCTCAGCTTGATTCTGTAAAACAGGGAAGATTTCCCGATTGGCTGATTGAAGCTGTCAATAACAATATGAAACTTGACCAGATTCGTAATAACGAATCAAACCGTTTCAGAGCAGGCGCATTCATGACTGCGTTCATTGAGAGAATTCCATGGCAGGATTATGTAACCCATCTTGAAAGATTAAAAGGCATAACTAAAGAAGATGTGATGAGATTTGCCAATGAAAATTTCAAAGACAACTATGTTGTAGTTTATAAAAAAACCGGTGAAGATAAAAATACTCAGAAAGTTATTAAACCTGAAATTACACCTGTTGAAGTTAACCGTGAAGCGGAATCCGATTTTGTGAAAATGATTGTCAACACTCCGGCTGATAAGCTTAGCCCGGTGTTTGTTGATTACAAACAGGACATAAAAGAATTTAAGATTAAAAGCGATGTTCCCGTTTACTATACAAACAACGATGAAAATGCCTTGTTCAGTATGTCTTATGTATTCGATATGGGAACCAACAACAACAAAATGCTTGCACCTGCAATTGCATACCTTCCCTATCTCGGAACTTCGCAATATACGCCTGAACAGCTTCAGCAGGAGTTTTATAAGCTCGGATGTTCGTTCTCCGTAAACACAACTTATGACAGAGTTTTTATCAGCTTAAACGGCTTAAACGATAACTTTGTGCCTTCGTTGCAATTGTTCGAAAGTCTTTTGAATGACCCTGTGCCGAATGAAGAAGCATTGATTAATCTGAAAAAAGATATTTTAAAAGTTCGGGCTGATGCAATGCTTTCCAAGCAGTCTATCTTAAGTGCAATGAGCTCTTACGGTGTTTATGGAAAGCAGTCCCCTTTGACAAATGTGCTTTCTAACACAGATGTTGAAAATTTGAACGCAGTTGAACTTGTAAACTTAATTAAGTCTCTCGATTCATATCAGCATAAAGTTTTATATTACGGACCTTTAAGCGAAAATGAATTAAAAGCCGATTTAGACCAATATCATGAAATTCCGGCAGTTTTAAATCCTGTTCCTGATGCAAAAAAATTCAGCGAGATGGAAAATCTTAATGACAAGATTTATGTAGTTAATTATGATATGGTTCAGGCGGAGATAATGATGATTTCACAAAAAGATACCTATGACAGAAACAAAGTGCCTCTTCAGACTTTATTCAATGAATACTTCGGAGGAAGCATGTCATCAATAACATTCCAGGAACTTCGTGAGTCAAAAGCACTTGCTTATTCTGTTTTTGCAACACAGCGTTTTCCTGATGCAAAAGAAAAACACGGATTTATTTATGCATACATCGGTTCGCAGGCAGACAAACTTCCCGAAGCAATGAATGCGATGTTCGAATTGCTTAATAATATGCCGAAGTCCGATATAACTTTTAACACTGCAAAGAACAGCATCATTCAGCAGATTGAATCAGAGAGAATTACTAAGGCGAATGTTCTGAATAATTATCTTGCAGCCCAGAAACTTGGAAATGATTATGACATAAGAAAGGATATTTATGAACAAATTCCGTCAATGACCTTCGAAGACATTCAAAAGTTTCATGCCGAGAATATCAAAGATAGCAAATATACAATTATGGTTCTGGGGGATAGGAACAAACTTGATGTAAATACTTTATCTAAATACGGAAAGGTTGAGTTCTTGACTCTTGAAGATATATTCGGTTATCAAAAACCGAATGTTGATGCGGTTCCATAG
- a CDS encoding DUF5683 domain-containing protein, which produces MMLKIFILSISLFIAFLSSAPEIFPQENFFELKPRKEFNSKLNTKQHLLYNSQTQDSFADTNDVKQTTFVMKKSPLTATLLSAAIPGAGQFYNESYWKIPVIAGVGGYLVYEIIQSNKDYRNYADQYSASITTQNPSGDARLLSLREFYRDERDRFFIYTALLYLVQIADAYVDAELYDFDVSDKMKFTLGGNNILGMKINF; this is translated from the coding sequence ATGATGCTTAAAATTTTCATCTTATCGATATCGCTCTTCATTGCTTTTCTTTCATCTGCACCTGAAATTTTTCCGCAGGAAAATTTTTTTGAATTAAAGCCCCGCAAAGAATTCAACTCCAAACTGAATACTAAACAACATCTGTTATATAATTCTCAGACTCAGGATAGTTTTGCAGATACCAATGACGTCAAACAGACAACATTTGTGATGAAAAAATCTCCTTTAACCGCAACACTGCTATCGGCGGCGATTCCGGGGGCAGGTCAGTTTTATAATGAATCATACTGGAAAATTCCTGTTATTGCCGGAGTCGGCGGATATCTGGTATATGAAATAATTCAAAGCAATAAAGACTATAGAAATTATGCAGACCAGTATTCAGCATCCATAACGACACAAAATCCTTCGGGAGATGCGCGGCTGCTGAGCTTAAGAGAATTTTATCGTGATGAAAGAGACAGGTTTTTTATTTATACTGCATTGCTTTACCTGGTGCAGATTGCGGATGCTTATGTAGATGCAGAGCTATATGATTTTGATGTGTCTGATAAAATGAAATTTACACTCGGAGGGAACAATATTTTAGGAATGAAAATTAATTTTTAA
- a CDS encoding LamG-like jellyroll fold domain-containing protein — protein MKLAVTLLGILSVFIFVNLSEAQYYYNRAFSLPGGAGNYVAADPGANLSITGSFTLECWVRPTNISSPANQILFQKRLGSGQTGYGIYAATGGRPAVRTNQTTRLTAPDSIKNNVWNHVAATYDASTGTFVIYLNGVQSATVTVANATPAADTDSLRIGAGFNAVYAGLMDEIRIWNVVRTQSEIVQTMRIPLGVTGGLYPGLVVVYRANTVTGGSGIEPINGYTAHLRGGCTFADIGSNPGSPMAFNTAIIGDATDGSYIAIPNSSATSPTTAMTLEAWVYHNNASTQVIFAKGSTNYPYRMVKSIGNSFRVFINGTAAGSGNFGGIIPNNKWTHLAFTYDGGTSTFAYYMNGIQTLTGTQAFTIPTNSDSVTIAGGTNLVEFNGLIDEVRIANYVKTPLQIAKGMFVSIDSNNEPNPAGSNLAFNFDGTLQSYADTITGSAVFVGAGKRFTNVNNPVEPPTPLNRFDAANFADGFSMRYADLSFGAAPTSATDSVFFPNSSVISDINVFVGVEHAFGNDVSVSLKNPSGNTTVVLYPGSAIDAGMNMITIFDDQADSSITATTRAPFSPKVKPSNPLSAFNGQNTSGWWKLTVTDINPGANDGRLAGWGIQFNNQTLVGVENNYTGVADKFSLSQNYPNPFNPSTTIRYSLAKDVNVKILLFDILGREIQTLTNEFQRAGSYELLFNAKSLASGTYFYKILAGDFVETKKMLLIK, from the coding sequence ATGAAATTAGCTGTTACCTTACTTGGTATTTTATCTGTTTTTATTTTTGTAAACCTTTCCGAAGCGCAATATTATTACAACAGAGCATTCAGTCTTCCCGGCGGAGCAGGAAATTATGTAGCTGCAGATCCCGGAGCAAACCTAAGTATCACCGGAAGCTTCACTCTTGAGTGCTGGGTGAGACCCACCAACATTTCATCTCCTGCGAACCAGATACTTTTTCAGAAAAGATTAGGTTCAGGTCAGACAGGATATGGAATTTATGCTGCAACAGGCGGAAGACCAGCCGTCAGAACAAATCAAACAACTCGTTTAACGGCACCCGACAGCATTAAGAATAACGTCTGGAATCACGTGGCAGCTACTTATGATGCAAGTACAGGAACATTTGTTATCTATTTAAACGGTGTCCAAAGTGCAACCGTAACAGTTGCAAATGCTACTCCGGCTGCCGATACGGATTCATTAAGAATCGGTGCAGGTTTTAACGCCGTATATGCCGGACTTATGGATGAAATCAGAATCTGGAATGTTGTAAGAACCCAATCTGAAATTGTGCAGACAATGCGCATACCTCTTGGTGTAACAGGCGGTCTTTATCCCGGTTTGGTTGTAGTGTACCGGGCAAATACTGTCACCGGAGGAAGCGGCATTGAACCCATAAACGGTTATACTGCTCATCTCAGAGGTGGCTGTACATTTGCAGATATTGGAAGCAATCCCGGAAGCCCGATGGCATTTAATACTGCAATAATCGGTGATGCCACTGACGGAAGTTATATTGCTATACCTAATTCTTCAGCAACTTCACCAACAACTGCGATGACACTTGAAGCCTGGGTATATCATAACAATGCATCTACTCAAGTCATATTTGCAAAGGGTTCGACAAATTATCCTTACAGGATGGTAAAAAGTATCGGCAACAGTTTTAGAGTGTTCATAAATGGTACAGCGGCTGGTTCAGGCAACTTCGGAGGAATTATTCCAAACAACAAATGGACACACCTTGCTTTTACATATGACGGCGGAACAAGTACCTTCGCTTATTATATGAACGGAATACAAACCCTGACCGGAACTCAGGCATTTACAATTCCGACTAATTCTGATTCTGTTACTATCGCCGGAGGAACTAATTTGGTTGAGTTTAACGGACTGATTGATGAAGTTAGGATTGCAAATTATGTAAAAACTCCTTTGCAGATTGCAAAAGGAATGTTTGTATCTATTGACAGCAATAATGAACCGAATCCCGCGGGCTCAAATCTTGCATTTAATTTTGACGGAACACTTCAAAGTTACGCAGACACAATTACAGGCAGTGCCGTATTTGTCGGAGCAGGAAAAAGATTTACTAACGTAAATAATCCTGTTGAACCTCCAACTCCGTTGAACAGATTTGATGCTGCAAATTTTGCTGATGGGTTCAGTATGCGTTATGCTGACTTATCTTTTGGTGCAGCTCCTACTTCGGCAACGGATTCTGTTTTTTTCCCTAATAGCTCGGTAATTTCCGACATAAATGTTTTTGTTGGAGTCGAACATGCATTTGGAAATGATGTTTCAGTCAGCTTAAAAAATCCTTCCGGCAACACAACCGTTGTTCTTTATCCCGGAAGCGCCATTGATGCAGGAATGAACATGATTACAATATTTGACGACCAGGCAGACAGTTCCATTACCGCTACTACAAGAGCTCCGTTTAGTCCAAAAGTAAAACCATCAAATCCTCTTTCTGCTTTTAACGGACAGAATACTTCCGGATGGTGGAAACTGACAGTTACAGATATAAATCCCGGAGCTAATGATGGTAGATTAGCCGGCTGGGGAATTCAATTTAATAACCAAACTCTTGTTGGTGTTGAAAATAATTACACAGGCGTTGCGGATAAATTCTCGCTTTCACAGAATTATCCTAACCCGTTTAACCCATCAACGACAATTAGGTACAGTCTCGCAAAAGATGTTAATGTAAAGATTTTATTATTTGATATTCTTGGAAGAGAAATTCAAACATTAACAAATGAATTCCAGAGAGCAGGTTCTTATGAATTATTATTTAACGCAAAGTCACTCGCAAGCGGAACATATTTCTATAAGATTCTCGCAGGTGATTTTGTTGAAACAAAGAAAATGCTACTGATAAAATAA
- a CDS encoding DUF4256 domain-containing protein translates to MSSSKKKLSSEQSKQLLRTLKTRFEENMKRHKGVEWNKVQTKLEAKTEKLWSLNEMENTGGEPDVVGYDKKKDEYIFYDCSAESPKGRRSICYDREALDSRKEFKPENNAIDMAGSMGIEILTEEQYRELQELGNFDTKTSSWLKTPSDIRKLGGAIFGDRRYDTVFVYHNGASSYYAARGFRGSLKV, encoded by the coding sequence ATGAGCAGCAGCAAAAAGAAGTTATCATCAGAGCAAAGTAAACAGTTACTCAGAACATTGAAAACCCGTTTTGAGGAAAACATGAAGCGTCATAAAGGTGTTGAGTGGAATAAAGTACAAACTAAACTGGAAGCCAAGACTGAAAAGCTTTGGTCGCTCAACGAAATGGAAAATACAGGAGGTGAACCGGATGTTGTCGGCTATGATAAAAAGAAAGATGAATATATTTTTTACGATTGTTCGGCGGAAAGTCCTAAAGGTCGCAGAAGTATTTGCTATGACCGTGAGGCGCTTGACTCAAGAAAAGAATTCAAACCGGAAAATAACGCAATTGATATGGCAGGTTCTATGGGTATTGAGATTTTAACGGAAGAACAATACAGAGAACTGCAGGAACTTGGAAATTTCGATACGAAGACGTCGAGCTGGCTGAAAACACCTTCCGATATCAGAAAGCTTGGAGGCGCAATCTTTGGTGACCGGCGATATGACACAGTTTTTGTGTATCATAATGGTGCCTCTTCTTATTATGCAGCCAGAGGATTTCGTGGTTCACTGAAGGTTTAA
- the secG gene encoding preprotein translocase subunit SecG translates to MVTLFIVLLVLVCILLMAVVLLQASKGGGISSTFGGSNVTAVFGARRTSDFLSKATIVLASVFLVASLLLNIYISKSDGLEESVIQRNAGTQTLPPPNVPMETPGQQPPGGQQPPGQQDQQNQQTTPQP, encoded by the coding sequence ATGGTTACATTATTTATAGTATTATTAGTATTGGTTTGCATCTTATTGATGGCAGTTGTATTACTGCAGGCATCAAAAGGCGGCGGAATTTCATCGACATTCGGCGGTTCAAACGTAACTGCGGTTTTCGGTGCGAGAAGAACATCTGACTTTTTATCAAAGGCAACGATTGTTCTTGCTTCAGTTTTTCTTGTAGCGTCATTGTTGTTAAACATATATATCAGCAAAAGCGACGGACTTGAAGAAAGCGTAATCCAAAGAAATGCAGGAACGCAGACTTTGCCTCCTCCTAATGTTCCGATGGAAACTCCGGGTCAACAACCACCCGGCGGACAACAGCCTCCAGGACAACAGGACCAGCAAAATCAACAAACCACTCCGCAACCGTAA
- a CDS encoding aldehyde dehydrogenase family protein: MDIEKYLIKNVFVSSDKVIDIVNPYTNEVAKKVFKSPEKDVDTALDYLTEVQKKYKNVPTYIKSELLQKVSDKIKQRKDELAYLITLETGKPIKFSKIEVERAILTFRLGSELCMQTEGEILNLDLLKGSENKIGLVRRFPLGVILAITPWNFPINLVAHKLSPALASGNVVLLKPASVSLTCGIKVGELIHEASKEVGLDFCPVNVVTSSGSEIDKFLADKRVKMISFTGSSDVGWNIRKKVVYQKVSLELGGNAGVIVNEDADIETAVKKISIGGFAQAGQSCISVQRIFVHKNIYDKFSEAFLNEAKNIKYGNPFEEDTIVGPMITEKEAERIEEWIHEAEEENGKVLIGGERKGAILEPTVMTNVDIKSKVNTKEAFAPFVTLNKFDDFKQAVRMVDDSEYGLQAGVFTNNMNNAFYAYNNIDVGGVVINDVPTYRMDSMPYGGVKLSGNSREGVKYAMEEMTELRVMVVQN; the protein is encoded by the coding sequence ATGGACATAGAAAAATATTTAATTAAAAATGTATTTGTTTCGTCTGACAAGGTCATCGACATTGTGAATCCATATACAAATGAGGTAGCCAAGAAAGTATTTAAATCCCCTGAAAAAGATGTAGATACAGCGCTTGATTATCTGACCGAAGTTCAGAAAAAATATAAAAACGTTCCTACATATATAAAATCGGAACTACTTCAAAAAGTATCCGATAAAATTAAGCAAAGAAAAGATGAACTTGCGTATTTGATTACTCTTGAAACAGGTAAGCCGATTAAGTTTTCTAAAATCGAAGTTGAAAGAGCAATTCTGACTTTCCGTCTTGGCAGCGAATTGTGCATGCAAACCGAAGGTGAAATTTTAAATCTTGATTTATTAAAAGGTTCGGAAAATAAAATCGGATTAGTTCGGAGATTTCCGCTCGGAGTTATACTTGCAATTACTCCGTGGAACTTCCCTATCAATCTCGTTGCGCATAAATTATCACCTGCACTTGCATCGGGCAATGTTGTTTTACTAAAACCTGCATCTGTAAGCTTAACCTGCGGAATAAAAGTCGGTGAATTAATTCACGAAGCATCAAAAGAAGTCGGACTGGATTTTTGTCCGGTGAATGTTGTTACTTCATCAGGCAGTGAAATCGATAAATTTCTTGCTGATAAGCGAGTGAAGATGATCAGCTTCACAGGAAGTTCGGATGTCGGTTGGAACATAAGAAAAAAAGTTGTTTACCAAAAAGTGTCTCTCGAGCTTGGCGGTAACGCGGGAGTCATTGTAAATGAAGATGCTGATATTGAAACTGCTGTAAAGAAAATTTCAATAGGCGGATTTGCACAGGCAGGACAAAGCTGTATATCAGTCCAGAGAATTTTTGTTCATAAAAATATTTATGATAAGTTTTCAGAAGCATTCCTGAATGAAGCTAAGAATATAAAATACGGTAACCCTTTTGAAGAAGATACAATTGTCGGTCCGATGATTACCGAGAAAGAAGCCGAGCGAATCGAGGAATGGATTCACGAAGCAGAAGAAGAAAATGGGAAAGTTTTAATTGGGGGCGAGCGAAAAGGAGCAATTCTTGAACCAACTGTGATGACAAACGTGGACATAAAAAGCAAAGTAAATACAAAGGAAGCGTTTGCTCCGTTTGTAACTTTGAATAAGTTTGATGATTTTAAGCAGGCAGTCCGCATGGTGGATGATTCGGAATATGGCTTACAAGCAGGAGTTTTTACAAATAACATGAATAATGCTTTTTACGCTTATAATAATATTGATGTTGGCGGAGTTGTGATTAATGACGTTCCGACTTATCGCATGGATTCAATGCCTTATGGCGGCGTGAAGCTCTCAGGCAACTCACGCGAGGGTGTGAAATATGCAATGGAAGAAATGACAGAGCTTAGGGTGATGGTAGTTCAGAATTAA